Proteins encoded by one window of Lycium barbarum isolate Lr01 chromosome 11, ASM1917538v2, whole genome shotgun sequence:
- the LOC132617256 gene encoding transcription factor MYB101, with the protein MAPDDRGMKNGGGRSGGGNRHALKKGPWTATEDAILMEYVKKQGEGNWNAVQRNSGLMRCGKSCRLRWANHLRPNLKKGAFSPEEERIIIELHAKLGNKWARMAAQLPGRTDNEIKNYWNTRLKRRQRAGLPIYPQELQSQNQQENNQTQSLISSPYDPQRATYNNTPSLSLLDIFNPSTMKPPMTHQFPLNSNNIFRDPPKGLSLTIPSSMRNSQISSLPTSVANNNFGHGLSNSMPVPSFQQNYPNFSLTTRPFMGIPSNQNGLISGMGINSIDYPSRQSSMPVTTASSSENTGSDFGSSDANNYANVAGLSRGNSGLLEDLLEESQALTRPIKIEENNYIDLKEEADYKGKSLWEDYGFVEEETGDQDEAILTEESVYSFAHGGDVTLNNNSESSSPDPHSSSGIFMRNEVSLQGINQVDEDIMCLLDNFPQAVPVPDWYDETDDKNNSNGKSSNIGTDAHKAENQAEDSSKSQVVITTSSGPKNHDLELGGCCWNNMPSFC; encoded by the exons ATGGCCCCAGATGATAGAGGAATGAAGAACGGGGGAGGAAGAAGTGGAGGAGGAAACAGACATGCTCTAAAGAAAGGGCCATGGACAGCAACGGAGGATGCGATTTTAATGGAGTACGTGAAGAAACAAGGAGAAGGAAATTGGAATGCTGTTCAAAGGAATTCCGGATTGATGAGGTGTGGTAAAAGTTGTAGATTAAGATGGGCTAATCATCTGAGACCTAATCTTAAGAAAGGCGCATTTTCTCCTGAAGAAGAAAGAATTATTATTGAGCTTCATGCTAAACTTGGCAACAAATGGGCTCGCATGGCTGCTCAG CTACCTGGAAGAACAGATAACGAGATAAAAAATTACTGGAACACAAGGCTAAAGAGAAGACAAAGAGCTGGTTTGCCCATATACCCTCAAGAATTACAAtcacaaaaccaacaagaaaataatcaaACCCAAAGCCTTATTTCTTCACCATATGATCCCCAAAGGGCAACTTACAACAATACTCCCTCTCTTTCCCTTTTGGATATCTTCAATCCTTCAACCATGAAACCTCCTATGACACATCAATTCCCACTTAATAGTAACAACATTTTTCGCGATCCTCCTAAAGGCCTTTCCTTGACAATACCGTCCTCTATGAGAAATTCACAAATTTCGTCACTGCCAACGTCTGTGGCTAATAACAATTTTGGTCACGGCTTGTCCAACTCAATGCCAGTGCCATCATTTCAACAAAATTATCCAAATTTTAGCTTAACAACGAGGCCTTTTATGGGGATTCCTTCGAACCAAAATGGTTTAATCTCCGGTATGGGTATTAATTCTATTGATTACCCCTCAAGGCAATCGTCCATGCCTGTAACGACTGCATCATCATCTGAGAATACAGGCAGTGATTTTGGTTCAAGCGATGCTAATAATTATGCAAATGTTGCTGGATTATCGCGAGGAAATAGTGGATTATTGGAAGATTTGTTGGAGGAGTCTCAGGCTTTGACCCGGCCTATAAAAATCGAAGAGAATAATTATATTGATTTAAAAGAAGAAGCTGATTATAAAGGGAAATCATTGTGGGAAGATTATGGATTTGTGGAAGAAGAGACAGGAGATCAAGATGAAGCCATTTTAACTGAAGAATCAGTTTACAGCTTTGCTCATGGTGGTGATGTCACCTTGAATAACAACTCTGAAAGCTCCAGCCCTGATCCCCATTCATCTTCAG GGATATTCATGAGAAATGAAGTTTCATTACAAGGAATTAATCAAGTGGATGAGGATATAATGTGCCTTCTTGATAATTTTCCGCAAGCTGTACCAGTTCCAGATTGGTATGACGAAACTGATGACAAAAACAATTCAAATGGGAAATCGTCAAATATTGGTACTGATGCTCACAAAGCTGAAAATCAGGCTGAAGATTCTTCCAAGTCACAAGTGGTAATAACAACTTCGTCAGGGCCAAAGAACCATGATTTAGAACTTGGAGGTTGTTGCTGGAACAACATGCCTTCTTTTTGTtag